The following coding sequences are from one Lycium ferocissimum isolate CSIRO_LF1 chromosome 3, AGI_CSIRO_Lferr_CH_V1, whole genome shotgun sequence window:
- the LOC132050280 gene encoding uncharacterized protein LOC132050280 isoform X3, protein MEPLNQRSLERVVSQRAMQIGSSFPCQICVVGFLSGVCLTSLFLASFGAFQFGPLSLSAFSSGISTSNSSSISGDCKNLERRFFPQEKLAVGVDERVSLLYSSWGNLVTQSANDVGKSNLPKAPHLEDCKLSAETNKRLDTRVRNDSFPSWTIWKGQLDNFMWTAEDEELKYYRHQTVSEGAYPPWIKGSDEENYPLTRKVQRDIWLHQHPMNCSDRNVKFLIADWERIPGFGFGAQIAGMCGLLAIAINEKRVLVTSYYNRADHNGCKETSSECRDHAFELMNQKEAWEKGIITIKENYTSKQIWSGHTPRSWGKPWSYLQPTTDINGSLISHHRKMDRRWWRAQAVRYLMRFQTEYTCDLLNHARHAAFGWEAARMVLESQHRHFSEVAKHDIENFVWSSHKPWSPRPMLSMHVRMGDKACEMKVVGFKEYMHLAERIRKHFPHLKSIWLSTEMQEVVDQSRLYPHWNFYYTNVTRQMGNMTMATYEASLGRETSTNYPLVNFLLATEADFFIGALGSTWCFLIDGMRNTGGKVMSGYLSVNKDRFW, encoded by the exons ATGGAACCTTTGAATCAGAGGTCTCTTGAAAGAGTTGTTTCACAGAGGGCTATGCAAATAGGAAGTTCATTTCCTTGCCAAATTTGTGTGGTTGGCTTTCTCTCTGGTGTTTGCCTCACCTCTTTATTTCTTGCTTCATTTGGTGCCTTTCAGTTTGGTCCCCTTTCACTTTCAGCCTTTTCATCTGGAATTTCAACATCCAATTCCTCTTCAATAA GTGGAGACTGCAAGAATTTAGAAAGGCGGTTCTTTCCCCAAGAAAAGCTTGCAGTGGGGGTAGATGAGAGGGTGTCATTACTGTACTCATCTTGGGGTAATTTAGTGACTCAATCAGCAAATGATGTGGGTAAATCCAATTTACCAAAAGCACCTCATTTGGAGGACTGCAAGCTGAGTGCAGAAACAAATAAACGACTTGATACCCGAGTTCGAAATGACAGCTTCCCTTCATGGACTATATGGAAGGGACAACTAGATAACTTCATGTGGACAGCAGAAGATGAGGAGTTGAAGTATTATAGACATCAAACAGTATCTGAAGGAGCTTATCCTccctgg ATCAAGGGCTCAGATGAAGAGAACTACCCGTTAACGAGGAAGGTGCAACGTGATATATGGCTCCATCAGCATCCTATGAACTGCAGTGATAGAAATGTGAAATTTCTGATAGCTGACTGGGAGAGAATACCTGGGTTTGGTTTTGGTGCCCAGATAGCTGGAATGTGTGGTCTTCTTGCAATAGCAATCAATGAGAAAAGGGTTCTTGTTACCAGCTATTATAACCGTGCTGACCACAATGGTTGTAAAG AAACATCTTCGGAATGCAGAGATCATGCTTTCGAGCTTATGAATCAAAAAGAAGCATGGGAAAAAGGGATCATAACCATAAAAGAAAACTATACTTCTAAGCAGATTTGGTCTGGACACACTCCAAG GTCATGGGGAAAACCTTGGAGTTATTTGCAGCCAACAACAGATATAAATGGAAGTCTAATTTCTCATCATCGCAAAATGGATAGGAGGTGGTGGCGAGCTCAG GCAGTTCGCTACCTAATGCGGTTTCAGACTGAGTACACATGCGACTTACTAAACCATGCACGACATGCAGCATTTGGCTGGGAAGCAGCGAGAATGGTTCTTGAAAGTCAACATAGACATTTTTCCGAG GTGGCCAAACATGACATTGAAAATTTTGTATGGTCAAGTCATAAACCTTGGAGTCCAAGGCCAATGCTGAGCATGCATGTCCGAATGGGTGACAAGGCATGTGAGATGAAGGTTGTAGGTTTCAAAGAATACATGCATCTTGCTGAGCGCATAAGAAAGCACTTCCCTCATCTTAAGAGCATCTGGCTTTCAACGGAAATGCAG GAAGTCGTAGATCAATCAAGACTGTACCCCCATTGGAATTTTTACTACACAAATGTGACGCGCCAAATGGGTAACATGACAATGGCAACTTATGAAGCCAGTCTTGGCAGGGAGACGAGCACAAATTATCCTCTTGTTAATTTTTTGTTGGCAACTGAAGCTGATTTCTTCATTGGAGCATTGGGCTCCACATGGTGTTTCCTCATAGACGGTATGAGGAATACCGGAGGGAAAGTCATGTCTGGATACTTGAGTGTTAACAAGGATCGATTTTGGTAG
- the LOC132050280 gene encoding uncharacterized protein LOC132050280 isoform X2, with product MEPLNQRSLERVVSQRAMQIGSSFPCQICVVGFLSGVCLTSLFLASFGAFQFGPLSLSAFSSGISTSNSSSISGDCKNLERRFFPQEKLAVGVDERVSLLYSSWGNLVTQSANDVGKSNLPKAPHLEDCKLSAETNKRLDTRVRNDSFPSWTIWKGQLDNFMWTAEDEELKYYRHQTVSEGAYPPWIKGSDEENYPLTRKVQRDIWLHQHPMNCSDRNVKFLIADWERIPGFGFGAQIAGMCGLLAIAINEKRVLVTSYYNRADHNGCKGSSRSSWSCYFFPETSSECRDHAFELMNQKEAWEKGIITIKENYTSKQIWSGHTPRSWGKPWSYLQPTTDINGSLISHHRKMDRRWWRAQAVRYLMRFQTEYTCDLLNHARHAAFGWEAARMVLESQHRHFSEVAKHDIENFVWSSHKPWSPRPMLSMHVRMGDKACEMKVVGFKEYMHLAERIRKHFPHLKSIWLSTEMQEVVDQSRLYPHWNFYYTNVTRQMGNMTMATYEASLGRETSTNYPLVNFLLATEADFFIGALGSTWCFLIDGMRNTGGKVMSGYLSVNKDRFW from the exons ATGGAACCTTTGAATCAGAGGTCTCTTGAAAGAGTTGTTTCACAGAGGGCTATGCAAATAGGAAGTTCATTTCCTTGCCAAATTTGTGTGGTTGGCTTTCTCTCTGGTGTTTGCCTCACCTCTTTATTTCTTGCTTCATTTGGTGCCTTTCAGTTTGGTCCCCTTTCACTTTCAGCCTTTTCATCTGGAATTTCAACATCCAATTCCTCTTCAATAA GTGGAGACTGCAAGAATTTAGAAAGGCGGTTCTTTCCCCAAGAAAAGCTTGCAGTGGGGGTAGATGAGAGGGTGTCATTACTGTACTCATCTTGGGGTAATTTAGTGACTCAATCAGCAAATGATGTGGGTAAATCCAATTTACCAAAAGCACCTCATTTGGAGGACTGCAAGCTGAGTGCAGAAACAAATAAACGACTTGATACCCGAGTTCGAAATGACAGCTTCCCTTCATGGACTATATGGAAGGGACAACTAGATAACTTCATGTGGACAGCAGAAGATGAGGAGTTGAAGTATTATAGACATCAAACAGTATCTGAAGGAGCTTATCCTccctgg ATCAAGGGCTCAGATGAAGAGAACTACCCGTTAACGAGGAAGGTGCAACGTGATATATGGCTCCATCAGCATCCTATGAACTGCAGTGATAGAAATGTGAAATTTCTGATAGCTGACTGGGAGAGAATACCTGGGTTTGGTTTTGGTGCCCAGATAGCTGGAATGTGTGGTCTTCTTGCAATAGCAATCAATGAGAAAAGGGTTCTTGTTACCAGCTATTATAACCGTGCTGACCACAATGGTTGTAAAG GTTCATCACGCTCCAGTTGGTCTTGCTACTTCTTTCCAGAAACATCTTCGGAATGCAGAGATCATGCTTTCGAGCTTATGAATCAAAAAGAAGCATGGGAAAAAGGGATCATAACCATAAAAGAAAACTATACTTCTAAGCAGATTTGGTCTGGACACACTCCAAG GTCATGGGGAAAACCTTGGAGTTATTTGCAGCCAACAACAGATATAAATGGAAGTCTAATTTCTCATCATCGCAAAATGGATAGGAGGTGGTGGCGAGCTCAG GCAGTTCGCTACCTAATGCGGTTTCAGACTGAGTACACATGCGACTTACTAAACCATGCACGACATGCAGCATTTGGCTGGGAAGCAGCGAGAATGGTTCTTGAAAGTCAACATAGACATTTTTCCGAG GTGGCCAAACATGACATTGAAAATTTTGTATGGTCAAGTCATAAACCTTGGAGTCCAAGGCCAATGCTGAGCATGCATGTCCGAATGGGTGACAAGGCATGTGAGATGAAGGTTGTAGGTTTCAAAGAATACATGCATCTTGCTGAGCGCATAAGAAAGCACTTCCCTCATCTTAAGAGCATCTGGCTTTCAACGGAAATGCAG GAAGTCGTAGATCAATCAAGACTGTACCCCCATTGGAATTTTTACTACACAAATGTGACGCGCCAAATGGGTAACATGACAATGGCAACTTATGAAGCCAGTCTTGGCAGGGAGACGAGCACAAATTATCCTCTTGTTAATTTTTTGTTGGCAACTGAAGCTGATTTCTTCATTGGAGCATTGGGCTCCACATGGTGTTTCCTCATAGACGGTATGAGGAATACCGGAGGGAAAGTCATGTCTGGATACTTGAGTGTTAACAAGGATCGATTTTGGTAG
- the LOC132050280 gene encoding uncharacterized protein LOC132050280 isoform X1 yields MEPLNQRSLERVVSQRAMQIGSSFPCQICVVGFLSGVCLTSLFLASFGAFQFGPLSLSAFSSGISTSNSSSISGDCKNLERRFFPQEKLAVGVDERVSLLYSSWGNLVTQSANDVGKSNLPKAPHLEDCKLSAETNKRLDTRVRNDSFPSWTIWKGQLDNFMWTAEDEELKYYRHQTVSEGAYPPWIKGSDEENYPLTRKVQRDIWLHQHPMNCSDRNVKFLIADWERIPGFGFGAQIAGMCGLLAIAINEKRVLVTSYYNRADHNGCKVLKTMEFLPECILKLRHDTDKTSSECRDHAFELMNQKEAWEKGIITIKENYTSKQIWSGHTPRSWGKPWSYLQPTTDINGSLISHHRKMDRRWWRAQAVRYLMRFQTEYTCDLLNHARHAAFGWEAARMVLESQHRHFSEVAKHDIENFVWSSHKPWSPRPMLSMHVRMGDKACEMKVVGFKEYMHLAERIRKHFPHLKSIWLSTEMQEVVDQSRLYPHWNFYYTNVTRQMGNMTMATYEASLGRETSTNYPLVNFLLATEADFFIGALGSTWCFLIDGMRNTGGKVMSGYLSVNKDRFW; encoded by the exons ATGGAACCTTTGAATCAGAGGTCTCTTGAAAGAGTTGTTTCACAGAGGGCTATGCAAATAGGAAGTTCATTTCCTTGCCAAATTTGTGTGGTTGGCTTTCTCTCTGGTGTTTGCCTCACCTCTTTATTTCTTGCTTCATTTGGTGCCTTTCAGTTTGGTCCCCTTTCACTTTCAGCCTTTTCATCTGGAATTTCAACATCCAATTCCTCTTCAATAA GTGGAGACTGCAAGAATTTAGAAAGGCGGTTCTTTCCCCAAGAAAAGCTTGCAGTGGGGGTAGATGAGAGGGTGTCATTACTGTACTCATCTTGGGGTAATTTAGTGACTCAATCAGCAAATGATGTGGGTAAATCCAATTTACCAAAAGCACCTCATTTGGAGGACTGCAAGCTGAGTGCAGAAACAAATAAACGACTTGATACCCGAGTTCGAAATGACAGCTTCCCTTCATGGACTATATGGAAGGGACAACTAGATAACTTCATGTGGACAGCAGAAGATGAGGAGTTGAAGTATTATAGACATCAAACAGTATCTGAAGGAGCTTATCCTccctgg ATCAAGGGCTCAGATGAAGAGAACTACCCGTTAACGAGGAAGGTGCAACGTGATATATGGCTCCATCAGCATCCTATGAACTGCAGTGATAGAAATGTGAAATTTCTGATAGCTGACTGGGAGAGAATACCTGGGTTTGGTTTTGGTGCCCAGATAGCTGGAATGTGTGGTCTTCTTGCAATAGCAATCAATGAGAAAAGGGTTCTTGTTACCAGCTATTATAACCGTGCTGACCACAATGGTTGTAAAG TGTTAAAGACTATGGAGTTCCTTCCTGAATGCATTTTGAAGTTGAGACATGATACTGATA AAACATCTTCGGAATGCAGAGATCATGCTTTCGAGCTTATGAATCAAAAAGAAGCATGGGAAAAAGGGATCATAACCATAAAAGAAAACTATACTTCTAAGCAGATTTGGTCTGGACACACTCCAAG GTCATGGGGAAAACCTTGGAGTTATTTGCAGCCAACAACAGATATAAATGGAAGTCTAATTTCTCATCATCGCAAAATGGATAGGAGGTGGTGGCGAGCTCAG GCAGTTCGCTACCTAATGCGGTTTCAGACTGAGTACACATGCGACTTACTAAACCATGCACGACATGCAGCATTTGGCTGGGAAGCAGCGAGAATGGTTCTTGAAAGTCAACATAGACATTTTTCCGAG GTGGCCAAACATGACATTGAAAATTTTGTATGGTCAAGTCATAAACCTTGGAGTCCAAGGCCAATGCTGAGCATGCATGTCCGAATGGGTGACAAGGCATGTGAGATGAAGGTTGTAGGTTTCAAAGAATACATGCATCTTGCTGAGCGCATAAGAAAGCACTTCCCTCATCTTAAGAGCATCTGGCTTTCAACGGAAATGCAG GAAGTCGTAGATCAATCAAGACTGTACCCCCATTGGAATTTTTACTACACAAATGTGACGCGCCAAATGGGTAACATGACAATGGCAACTTATGAAGCCAGTCTTGGCAGGGAGACGAGCACAAATTATCCTCTTGTTAATTTTTTGTTGGCAACTGAAGCTGATTTCTTCATTGGAGCATTGGGCTCCACATGGTGTTTCCTCATAGACGGTATGAGGAATACCGGAGGGAAAGTCATGTCTGGATACTTGAGTGTTAACAAGGATCGATTTTGGTAG